Below is a genomic region from Bombus pascuorum chromosome 7, iyBomPasc1.1, whole genome shotgun sequence.
ACTTTAGGCATGTATAGTTAGGGTTCCTTTCAGTTTTCTATTTAATCTTCCCTTATTATGATCTTCctttctgtattttctttttctccctctATTTTTTTTCAAGTCTTATTTAATCTTTCAATTGGGTTATTCACTGGTCAAATATATCTATACTCTTGAAAGTCAAAGTTGATGAAGGGAGATCAATTTCAGTTATGTCGATGGTGATTTTTacttaatacaaatattatggaattaattttcttattgatATGCTAAAACACGAGGAATTCAaataataagattattatGTTTAACACAGATTACAGATCTGAGTGAGACGAGTCAACTCGTTTTCCCTgcttaacaaattaaaaattactagCTCCGATttgatttattcgataaaatttctgataaaaacatacttagaataattaatcttattgttacgataaaatatagataGTTTGTTTGTCAAAATGCCTGTTTATTCATGGTTCTATTAATCGAGACATACATACAGAACGCTATTTGTCTTCAATATTGAACCATCAGTTGTATTATGAAGAGAAATGACTCGATTTTAtccgaataatatattatcgaaAAGGCAACCATATCGCCAATATTTCTCATCGATAAcacttttattttcgaaatttgtaGCTGCGAGacaagaaaaattgaaactctCACCGAATATCTATCATATCCTTAAAATTCGAAGTTTCTGCTCCCATTTTCTCGATCCATTGTACGAAGAGACATAAAGCAAACGATTCTATcgtcattaatattttacgaagtAAGTCTGACAGTACAAGAATACGAAGAAGCTACGCGAAAAGAAAGTCGAAGAAGCTCTAGAGAATAGTTATTTCTGTCGCGACAATTGCTGTTTCAACTGACGTACACGATACAAAAAGCTCACGGAGTTAAATCCCATTTCAATCGCGGCTCTCCTAGATTCGTCTTCTTCtcgaaagaaaggaatttaCACTTGGAGCTAGAATGCTGTAAGAAACGCTTGGTAGACGGtgttaaaaaagagaaactgcATTCAATtagtctctctctctctctctttgacTGATAGTTTCGATAACGAGAAGTAGTTCGACAGGAAAATTTACGATATGGAGAAAAATTTCTGATTCGACTTTTAGATTGTATCTGCGaagctttgaaaatttataaaatataatttgcacAAGTTGAGAAtgcataatgtaatattatgtttattggtcgaattgtaaatttatatggAAGAATGTGCATATATACTTATTGACCTACTGTTACAATACTGTCAATTCTTTCTTATACGAGCCACGCTTTAGATATCACTCTGTAATTTTGCTTCTGTATAGTAGTATATCTCTATATTAATCCAATTGTTAACGTAGAAAATATACTATGTTGCGTtatagtttaattttatttaatatgaatatgTTAATAGATGGGTTGTTTGGGTATAAAAATTGCGTTAAATTATGAGCGGTTTCCGAAAGTAACTTATCAAATGTCAAACAGTgggaataaaatatcgaattctGCTCAAATAGTGAAAGAatgatattcattaaaaaaaattatcgtatttctaatatttcttaaaattcttcCTTATCGTTAAGCGAAGTTCTtcttattcaataaaaaatgaagaatctctaataaattatctttactattattttatactacaAGTAtacttatttcttttttataatctcTCGTCATCTCTCagagaatttgaaaattccattCTCTCGAAAGGTGTCAGATATTTTCAAcagtaaattaatgaaaatcgCGTACACTCAaactaacaaaaattgaaattgttttagTTGCAAACGTGACCGTAACATATTCTCGAGGTTTGCCGAAAATCACAGTCCCACTACCGTCAAGGAAGGAGCTATGTGTGTTCACCCTAAAACCAATTACTCACACGGTAGGAGACTTTATCCATATGCTAAAGAGGGAAGATCGTGGTATCGATCGTGCAATCGTGACGACCACCGGTAAGTCCttgaagaatttcttaaaGATGCAAGACCACGAACCTTTACGCTACGGAAAAATTCTTTACGATGTTTCCAGACGGCGTCAGGATAGGCTCCAACAACACGATCGAGACGTTAATGGAGGACGACTTTCGACTGATAATAAACGACACAGAGTACTTGGTACAACCGCCGTTGCATCACAAACACACCATGGTAAGTCTATTTTTAAAACTCGATGTTGTTAAACGATTTACGATTctttaaaaagattaaaaaattcgtgAGCTAAAAAActcagaaaaatataaaacttgtaCTCGGTAATTCTTATACTTATACTTCATTCTTAtcacataatttttcatttctcaaaCTTGGTACTTGAAGATATTTCATGAGCGGAAATCTATTTCTTCTAACCCTTTGTTCATTCTGAACCACAGATAATCCGTATTGATATCGGTAATTTGTTAGATCAAacgcgaaatgaaaattaattgaacaTATTCGAATGTTATCTAGGAGAATACAGAGAAGTTATCGGACGTCCGAACGTTAATCGGTCAACTCTACGAGTCGTTTCAAGTCCGAGAACACTATGCTATCATGGAGAAGAATGTGTTGGAAGAATTGGAAGCCGTCAGATTGGAACTGGAACCTCTCGAACAAGTAAGTTGTtcttgaaatgaaaatgtcGCTCAACTTTGGGTCCTCAGTTCCAAACTTCATTGTTGGCAAATCATCCAGAATTTATCACTCGTTAGTAATTACCAACAATAAGTTACCGTGAACGATAATCCAGCCCGAAAAATTTGCTTTTTAACTATGAGATGAATCTTGCTATAATAATAACTCTCGTTGATTATATCGAATTTATAACGCTTTTCTTAAAATCCTGTCATAATCTTCGCTAAAATCTTTCCTAAAATGTCTatctataattattctgtTCAAAATTGGTAAGTCATTAATTTGTAAGAGAGAGTATATattgatacaaaaatttaggatcgttattttatttcctattacaCTGCAATACTCACTGCATCATAAAAtccgaaataaaatatttttacaagcttttatttacttttcctACGTTTTTTGTGgtcgtaatattttttcatattgaaTATCCTGTTAATCAATATACTTTCGCTTCTatgaagaataaataaattaagtaaagcccataaattttatctaaattgACTTTCTTCATCTAAACGAGATGTGACAAGTACTTGGCCACGGGATATGACAGACTTTGATCGGAAAAAGTTAGGATTTAAACTGCATATAATTAGCCCAGAATAACAGTGtgattttaatacttttttcatAGTCAAATATTTAACACGAATAAACAGACATTTTACTACTCGAAAGCAAACTTATAATGACATATCTATGCCCCTGCTGATTAAATCTATTCATCGTGAACAGCAAATCGAATTAATCGATCACAGTTCAGCACGACAATGAACCTGTGTCTCTAGGAACGGCGCAGGGAACGATGTTATCTAAATTAAACGGAACTTGGAAGGCATTATTAGCGTACCAACACGTTTCAAAACGCGGCACGCGTGCAAAATTATTCGACTAAACGCCTCTTCTTTCATTGTTCGTTTTCTCCTTGCcgcgataaattaattcatcCTCCGCGAGTTTCGGTTTTAATTATCTTCGTGTATGCACTTGCACGATGGCGTAATTATATctcgattttttctttctctcttcctttgtTTTCTTACCAGGGTTGTTGTTCTCCGGCTGCATACTACGAAAATTACATCAACGTTCTCATAATCCGCTGCTTAGATCTTAGTTCTAAGGCTCGTTTaattatacagaatatttCAGAAAGAAGGTAGGTGACTGTTCTATGTGAAAAAATGAATGGAGTTTTTTAGTTTCAGACCTCATTTATAGAAAAGTTGAGTTTGAAGCGGTATATTaacttgaataaaaataataccgGGCAAGTGTAGAATACAAAATGGTACAGCTGGAGAATGTAGAACAACATTTTTTTGAGACTTTGCTGCCGagaaaattaagtaaaattaagtGTAGGATTAATTCAGATGGTTAAATTGTAAAGGcgattattttacaaagaaaaattagacGAAAGTGAACAATGcgtttttttattaaagatcTCGTTTGAAATACTTCCTCTCTTAGTTAAAATTTCCTATCTgactttttttcatttttcaagatatGTTGAATTATTGGAAGCTCCCTGTGTTTCTTACTTTTTAAGTAACTCGTAAAAGATTCACGTGCCTGTACTTCACAGATTTACAAGCACAATTTCCTCGTAAACGAATAGttttcattctctttttttcgtttctttttgtctGCAGAGTAAGCTTCTGCTccgatgtataatatatatttcgtataatatgTATCTACCCTTTCGAATAATAGATGAAACGAATAATGGATGAAAACGCAGATAGAAATCAGTAATTCATTATTCGTATCACAGCAATGTTAAATCTGGAAGTGGAGAAGTGTACCAGATAATTAATCTGATGATTTAATATCAGAGATAAAGTTCTTACGCGGATATTTATGCTTGATCGTAGACTCGGATAAGCTTGCTGGTTTTCTGGAAAACAAAAGCGTGTAATTTATTGGTCGAACCTTTCCGAGATcctcaaatttttatgttccATTCTTGCTCTCGCTTCgacttttttcttcgaaactgATCCTAATACTTAGAAGGCTAGTACGTGATgaaattaatacgaaatattaaGTACGTTAACAATAATTGTATCGCgtgtttttctaaatttaagtAATCTTGTAACAATAGGAAACACGACTCAATCGAAACTTGTTCGATTTTTGAGACATTGgtgttttatactatttgaAGATTAAGATAGTTTCTCTTCTATCGCAATTCATCTTTATGcaaaatatgaagaaatgtTTAAGAAAATACTTCAGGAGAGGAGTTGATTGATAACAGAATTGCAGTTTCTAGTCCTGGTCTCGCTTCCTTATGCcactaattttattacaacttTAGATTCAGATACTTTATCACAGCGGAAATCCGTAGCAGTTACGATTACAGCTATTAGCATTCTAAATGCAAGTCTCGAAGGACAATATTCATatcgatttatataaaaaccatacgtaattttttatttattgcagAAGCTGCAGGAATTAGATATCACCGCGAGCAAAAGGGCGGAAAAATTCGTCTGGGTATGTCTCGTCCTAATGTCGGTTCAGTTCAGCGGCCTAGCCAGGCTAACTTGGTGGGAATACTCCTGGGACATCATGGAACCGGTTACATATTTCGTTAACCACGGCGGCACGATCATCTTGTTCATCTACTACGTCGTAACGAGACAGGTTACTAACAGCTATTCAATTTGCCAGTTCTCATTAATCTCGTTAAATCAATGACTGATTAAATAAACTTATTACCTGACAAGGATGAAAGAGATGTTTGATTACGGCACCTTGATTGCAGTAAAAACTTAAAGAAggcgtaaaaataatttatggcTTAATGCACCCTACCGATCATAAGTATTAAAATAGCTACTCGTTACGTTTATCGCAAAACTTGAATagattttactttatttgttattttacatACCGTCGAAGGGCCGTCGAAGATTATAACGATTTAATGTGACAAAGCATACTTAATTcctgaaaattttcatttaatttaatttaaattttattactaatatCTCTATCGCGGAGAATGCAAAATACGGAATAAAATTAAGTGCTCTATATTCCAATAATctaacataaattattaaatcatattcattacaattataaaagttATCTATAATGCAACGATATTATCTGAGAGTTAAACttcaaattatgtaatttatactcCTTGCTATTGACAGGAATACATGCTGCCAGACGTGGTGAACAGGCGACAGCTCATCACTATTTACAAAAATGCAAAGAAGTTTGGTTTCGATGTGAATCAATACAACACCCTAAAGGACCGAGCCTACGAATTGGAAACCATCCTGAAGGTCATTCGTGGACCGTTGTA
It encodes:
- the LOC132909370 gene encoding calcium uniporter protein, mitochondrial, whose product is MATVCCRALYVVKWHEVSRVLSVSSTLVTQKSYRNETRCKRWWHSTQRNLSSTKCNFSPRLSLIVAKEMKDTSTPKKQSPTKVTKNDKADKSLMITENTENAVANVTVTYSRGLPKITVPLPSRKELCVFTLKPITHTVGDFIHMLKREDRGIDRAIVTTTDGVRIGSNNTIETLMEDDFRLIINDTEYLVQPPLHHKHTMENTEKLSDVRTLIGQLYESFQVREHYAIMEKNVLEELEAVRLELEPLEQKLQELDITASKRAEKFVWVCLVLMSVQFSGLARLTWWEYSWDIMEPVTYFVNHGGTIILFIYYVVTRQEYMLPDVVNRRQLITIYKNAKKFGFDVNQYNTLKDRAYELETILKVIRGPLYEHKSRIEQQRRERSSSSSSRSPSSSPSPSPSPSPSPERSFPKRGIFSQKDTSKKPVPWTDKTTKDY